From Carya illinoinensis cultivar Pawnee chromosome 5, C.illinoinensisPawnee_v1, whole genome shotgun sequence, one genomic window encodes:
- the LOC122308734 gene encoding 4-sulfomuconolactone hydrolase isoform X1, giving the protein MAVRLKHLLAVPVPHYQLNYSQRPASFAKKSHSQSRLSASKMATSGIDRTAPSPTKIIDSHLHVWASPQEAADKYPYFPGQEPTLPGNVDFLLECMEEGGVDGALIVQPINHKFDHSLVTSVLKKYPTKFVGCCLANPAEDGSGVKLLEHLVLKDGYGAVRFNPYLWPSGQQMTNEVGKAIFSRAGELGVPVGFMCMKGLSLHVSEIEKLCTEFPSTVVLLDHLAFCRPPLNDDESLAFSELLKLSRFPQVYVKFSALFRVSRMPFPYQDLSHPLSQIVSSFGANRVMWGSDFPFVVPQCGYKGAKDAVTHIANQVPLLSSELEWIMGKTVMQLFQGQWLQS; this is encoded by the exons ATGGCAGTGCGGTTAAAGCATTTACTTGCAGTTCCGGTCCCTCATTATCAACTTAATTATTCTCAACGACCCGCCTCTTTTGCAAAGAAATCCCATTCCCAGTCCAGATTATCTGCAAGCAAAATGGCAACCAGTGGAATTGATCGAACAGCTCCTTCTCCCACTAAAATTATAGATTCACATTTGCATGTATGGGCATCTCCTCAAGAG GCTGCGGATAAATATCCTTACTTTCCTGGCCAAGAGCCCACTTTGCCCGGAAACGTTGATTTCTTACTTGAG TGTATGGAAGAGGGGGGCGTAGATGGTGCACTGATTGTACAGCCCATTAATCATAAGTTTGATCATTCTCTGGTGACAAG TGTCCTGAAGAAGTACCCAACCAAATTTGTTGGTTGCTGTCTTGCAAATCCAGCAGAAGATGGAAGTGGGGTTAAGCTGCTTGAACATCTCGTTTTAAAG GATGGCTATGGAGCTGTTCGCTTTAACCCATATTTGTGGCCATCTGGTCAACAG atgacaaaTGAAGTCGGGAAGGCAATTTTTTCCAGGGCAGGAGAACTTGGAGTGCCAGTTGGTTTCATGTGTATGAAG GGTCTCAGTCTGCATGTTTCGGAGATTGAGAAACTCTGTACAGAATTTCCATCAACAGTTGTTTTGCTTGATCATTTGGCATTCTGCAGGCCACCATT AAATGATGATGAAAGCCTGGCCTTCTCTGAGCTTTTAAAGCTATCTAGATTCCCACAG GTCTATGTAAAATTCAGTGCGCTTTTCAGGGTGTCAAGAATGCCATTTCCATATCAGGATTTATCCCACCCATTGTCCCAAATCGTATCCAGCTTCGGTGCTAACCGTGTCATGTGGGGCAG TGACTTCCCCTTTGTTGTTCCCCAATGCGGATATAAAGGAGCAAAAGATGCGGTGACCCATATTGCCAATCAAGTTCCCTTATTATCTTCTGAATTAGAGTGGATaatgggtaaaacagtcatgCAACTCTTCCAAGGCCAATGGCTTCAGTCTTAA
- the LOC122308734 gene encoding uncharacterized protein LOC122308734 isoform X2 — protein MAVRLKHLLAVPVPHYQLNYSQRPASFAKKSHSQSRLSASKMATSGIDRTAPSPTKIIDSHLHVWASPQEAADKYPYFPGQEPTLPGNVDFLLECMEEGGVDGALIVQPINHKFDHSLVTSVLKKYPTKFVGCCLANPAEDGSGVKLLEHLVLKDGYGAVRFNPYLWPSGQQMTNEVGKAIFSRAGELGVPVGFMCMKVYVKFSALFRVSRMPFPYQDLSHPLSQIVSSFGANRVMWGSDFPFVVPQCGYKGAKDAVTHIANQVPLLSSELEWIMGKTVMQLFQGQWLQS, from the exons ATGGCAGTGCGGTTAAAGCATTTACTTGCAGTTCCGGTCCCTCATTATCAACTTAATTATTCTCAACGACCCGCCTCTTTTGCAAAGAAATCCCATTCCCAGTCCAGATTATCTGCAAGCAAAATGGCAACCAGTGGAATTGATCGAACAGCTCCTTCTCCCACTAAAATTATAGATTCACATTTGCATGTATGGGCATCTCCTCAAGAG GCTGCGGATAAATATCCTTACTTTCCTGGCCAAGAGCCCACTTTGCCCGGAAACGTTGATTTCTTACTTGAG TGTATGGAAGAGGGGGGCGTAGATGGTGCACTGATTGTACAGCCCATTAATCATAAGTTTGATCATTCTCTGGTGACAAG TGTCCTGAAGAAGTACCCAACCAAATTTGTTGGTTGCTGTCTTGCAAATCCAGCAGAAGATGGAAGTGGGGTTAAGCTGCTTGAACATCTCGTTTTAAAG GATGGCTATGGAGCTGTTCGCTTTAACCCATATTTGTGGCCATCTGGTCAACAG atgacaaaTGAAGTCGGGAAGGCAATTTTTTCCAGGGCAGGAGAACTTGGAGTGCCAGTTGGTTTCATGTGTATGAAG GTCTATGTAAAATTCAGTGCGCTTTTCAGGGTGTCAAGAATGCCATTTCCATATCAGGATTTATCCCACCCATTGTCCCAAATCGTATCCAGCTTCGGTGCTAACCGTGTCATGTGGGGCAG TGACTTCCCCTTTGTTGTTCCCCAATGCGGATATAAAGGAGCAAAAGATGCGGTGACCCATATTGCCAATCAAGTTCCCTTATTATCTTCTGAATTAGAGTGGATaatgggtaaaacagtcatgCAACTCTTCCAAGGCCAATGGCTTCAGTCTTAA
- the LOC122308734 gene encoding uncharacterized protein LOC122308734 isoform X3, giving the protein MAVRLKHLLAVPVPHYQLNYSQRPASFAKKSHSQSRLSASKMATSGIDRTAPSPTKIIDSHLHVWASPQEAADKYPYFPGQEPTLPGNVDFLLECMEEGGVDGALIVQPINHKFDHSLVTSVLKKYPTKFVGCCLANPAEDGSGVKLLEHLVLKDGYGAVRFNPYLWPSGQQMTNEVGKAIFSRAGELGVPVGFMCMKGLSLHVSEIEKLCTEFPSTVVLLDHLAFCRPPLNDDESLAFSELLKLSRFPQGVKNAISISGFIPPIVPNRIQLRC; this is encoded by the exons ATGGCAGTGCGGTTAAAGCATTTACTTGCAGTTCCGGTCCCTCATTATCAACTTAATTATTCTCAACGACCCGCCTCTTTTGCAAAGAAATCCCATTCCCAGTCCAGATTATCTGCAAGCAAAATGGCAACCAGTGGAATTGATCGAACAGCTCCTTCTCCCACTAAAATTATAGATTCACATTTGCATGTATGGGCATCTCCTCAAGAG GCTGCGGATAAATATCCTTACTTTCCTGGCCAAGAGCCCACTTTGCCCGGAAACGTTGATTTCTTACTTGAG TGTATGGAAGAGGGGGGCGTAGATGGTGCACTGATTGTACAGCCCATTAATCATAAGTTTGATCATTCTCTGGTGACAAG TGTCCTGAAGAAGTACCCAACCAAATTTGTTGGTTGCTGTCTTGCAAATCCAGCAGAAGATGGAAGTGGGGTTAAGCTGCTTGAACATCTCGTTTTAAAG GATGGCTATGGAGCTGTTCGCTTTAACCCATATTTGTGGCCATCTGGTCAACAG atgacaaaTGAAGTCGGGAAGGCAATTTTTTCCAGGGCAGGAGAACTTGGAGTGCCAGTTGGTTTCATGTGTATGAAG GGTCTCAGTCTGCATGTTTCGGAGATTGAGAAACTCTGTACAGAATTTCCATCAACAGTTGTTTTGCTTGATCATTTGGCATTCTGCAGGCCACCATT AAATGATGATGAAAGCCTGGCCTTCTCTGAGCTTTTAAAGCTATCTAGATTCCCACAG GGTGTCAAGAATGCCATTTCCATATCAGGATTTATCCCACCCATTGTCCCAAATCGTATCCAGCTTCGGTGCTAA